A single region of the Calonectris borealis chromosome 21, bCalBor7.hap1.2, whole genome shotgun sequence genome encodes:
- the POMT1 gene encoding protein O-mannosyl-transferase 1 isoform X6, which translates to MIGDQSLSNVALMCHFLARGLALIIIPVAMYLSFFYVHLTLLYRSGPHDQIMTSAFQASLEGGLARITQGQPLEVAYGSQITLRNVLGKPMQCWLHSHTNTYPIRYENGRGSSHQQQVTCYPFKDVNNWWIVKDPGMQQLVVSNPPRPVRHGHIVQLVHGITTRYLNTHDVAAPLSPHSQEVSCYIDYNISMPAQNLWRVEIVNRESDTDIWKTILSEVRFVHVNTSAVLKLSGASLPEWGYRQLEVVGEKLSKGYHQSMVWNVEEHRYGKSQEQKEREVELHSPTQMDISKNLSFMAKFTELQWKILTLKNEDTEHKYSSSALDWITMDTNIAYWLHPTSGAQIHLLGNVVTWASANVAALVYVCLSLWYLIRRRRKINDIPEDAWQLWVSAGGICVGGWAVNYLPFFLMEKTLFLYHYLPALTFQILLIPIVLQHLSDHLCRSLLLRSMFSASIVAWFSSVYLVYCTFSPVTYGEPSLSVSELKDLRWKDSWNILIRKQ; encoded by the exons ATGATAGGAGACCAGAGCTTGTCAAAT GTTGCCTTGATGTGCCATTTTCTAGCTAGGGGACTGGCCCTCATCATCATCCCAGTGGCAATGTACCTGTCCTTCTTCTATGTTCACTTGACTTTGCTGTATCGCTCTGGGCCTCATGACCAGATTATGACAAGTGCTTTCCAAGCCAGCTTAGAG GGTGGGCTGGCTCGAATCACTCAGGGTCAGCCCTTAGAGGTGGCCTACGGCTCTCAGATTACTCTGCGGAATGTGTTGGGCAAGCCCATGCAGTGTTGGCTCCATTCTCACACAAATACTTATCCCATCAG GTATGAGAATGGCCGAGGTAGTTCCCATCAACAGCAGGTGACCTGCTATCCTTTCAAGGATGTGAACAACTGGTGGATTGTCAAAGATCCTGGAAT GCAGCAGCTGGTGGTGAGTAACCCACCCCGTCCTGTCAGGCACGGACACATCGTGCAGCTGGTCCACGGCATCACGACTCGGTACCTCAACAC GCATGATGTTGCTGCCCCTCTTAGCCCTCACTCCCAAGAAGTTTCCTGCTATATTGATTATAACATCTCCATGCCAGCACAGAACCTCTGGAGAGTG GAAATTGTAAATCGGGAGTCTGACACAGATATTTGGAAGACAATTCTGTCAGAAGTGAGGTTTGTTCACGTGAACACCTCTGCAGTGCTAAAG CTCAGTGGAGCATCTTTACCCGAGTGGGGATACCGGCAGCTGGAGGTGGTTGGAGAGAAGCTGTCCAAAGGCTACCACCAGAGTATGGTGTGGAATGTGGAAGAGCACAGATATGGGAAAA gccaagagcaaaaagagagagaagtggaACTCCACTCTCCCACGCAGATGGACATAAGTAAAAACCTCAGCTTTATGGCAAAGTTCACGGAATTGCAG tggaaaatactcacattaaaaaatgaagacacaGAACATAAATACAGCTCCTCTGCTCTTGACTGGATCACAATGGACACAAATATTGCCTACTGGCTCCACCCGACCTCTGGT GCCCAGATCCACCTCCTTGGGAATGTTGTTACCTGGGCTTCAGCTAACGTCGCTGCTCTGGTATACGTGTGTCTGTCCCTGTGGTACTTGATACGACGAAGGAGAAAGATTAACGACATTCCTGAAG ATGCATGGCAGCTGTGGGTATCGGCCGGGGGGATCTGTGTTGGAGGCTGGGCTGTGAATTACCTGCCCTTCTTCCTGATGGAGAAAACACTTTTCCTGTACCACTACCTGCCTGCCCTCACATTCCAGATTCTCCTGATTCCCATCGTATTACAGCATCTCAGCGATCATCTCTGCAG ATCTCTGCTTCTCAGGAGCATGTTCAGCGCATCGATCGTAGCCTGGTTCTCTTCGGTTTACCTTGTCTATTGCACATTCAGCCCTGTCACCTATGGGGAGCCCTCGCTGTCTGTTAGTGAACTCAAGGACTTGCGCTGGAAGGACAGCTGGAACATCCTCATCCGAAAACAGTAA